GATAAACATAGCCAAACTCAGGTTCTTGGATGAACCACCGTATCCGTTAAAAGTGGGAAGTAGAGTTAGGAGGGCAAACTTTTCTGAAATAAAACATATCTTTAAGCTAAAACCTGATGGTCTTGTAATTGGAATTATCAAAAATACAGATAGATTTTATAACTCCCTACCCAATGAATTTAAAGACCTTGTGGAGATTCTTGAAGAAGATGGGAGAAGAAGACAAAGAGAGATTCCATTTATATTTGGTGTCAGGGAGATGGCAGAGTATCCCCATATTGGTATATTTGGAGGAAGTGGTTCCGGCAAATCCTTCTCTTTAAGAGTAATTATTGAGGAGATGGCTAAAAAAGGTTATCCAGCCATTGTGTTTGATCCACATTTTGAGATGATCTTTGATGTAGTAGATGATAGTGTCAAAGGTGTTTACAAAAATATAAAGGAGAGTGTAAGAGTGTTTTCTGTAGGAGAGGATATTGGTATAGATTTTTCTGAACTATCCGAAGGTGAAGTAGAATCACTATTCTCCACTATAAGTGAAATTGAACCTCCTCAGATGGAAGCAATATATGTTGCATACAATATGATGGGAAAAGAGAAGAGTTTGTCAAACTTTAGAGAGAATCTAAGGAGTTTAGCTGAGAGAAAAACAGAGGGGGAGATTAAGACAAATGTGAATCCTTCAAGTGCAAGGGCAGTGCTGAGGAAACTAAATTACTTAATAAGACTTGGTATTTTTGGAAAGGGAGATAGGGGAGTTATAAACTGGATGAAGGATAAAAAAATTGCAGTGGTCTGGGGAAATCTTGATACATTAAAAGTTTTTGTATCCTTTTTACTTAGAAAATTGGTGGACAAGAGGAGAGCATACAAGGATGGTCTAAAAAAAGGACAAATTGAGGAGTATTTTCCACCTTTCTTTGTTGTTATAGATGAGGCACACAATTTTGCTCCAAAGGAGTATTCCTTTACCATTCCGTCAAAAAGGGTGATCAAACTCATATCACAGGAGGGGAGGAAATATGGT
The sequence above is a segment of the Caldisericia bacterium genome. Coding sequences within it:
- a CDS encoding ATP-binding protein, encoding MSDILVVGESNQFEVFVASREERFSYHDFFFVEGDGKEYLSEVVESYSINSFLPLPGSGNEREERIISHLKTLGFKIEEEEINIAKLRFLDEPPYPLKVGSRVRRANFSEIKHIFKLKPDGLVIGIIKNTDRFYNSLPNEFKDLVEILEEDGRRRQREIPFIFGVREMAEYPHIGIFGGSGSGKSFSLRVIIEEMAKKGYPAIVFDPHFEMIFDVVDDSVKGVYKNIKESVRVFSVGEDIGIDFSELSEGEVESLFSTISEIEPPQMEAIYVAYNMMGKEKSLSNFRENLRSLAERKTEGEIKTNVNPSSARAVLRKLNYLIRLGIFGKGDRGVINWMKDKKIAVVWGNLDTLKVFVSFLLRKLVDKRRAYKDGLKKGQIEEYFPPFFVVIDEAHNFAPKEYSFTIPSKRVIKLISQEGRKYGIFLILATQRPSLLDDTITAQLNTKFIFRTVRETDLLTIKKETDLSKSDIERLPYLKSGDCFVSSAIFQRSLPVRIRLSFTKTPYTENPFEELKREQEKKDEVVFSYIRETGLIEENMLHITLKELERRGLMLSGEDELMSILSRLSKDGKIEEVDNGIFTIWKVKDVD